GGGCGAGCGCCTCCAGCACCTGCGGCGCTTCGGGCCAGGGCGTCAGCTCGCCCCAGCGCGAGAGCAGGTCCTTCGGTGCCGAGGGCGGCAGTCCGACGGCCTCGGCCGCCTCGGCCACGATGTCCTCGTAAGACCGGTAGGCGCCGGCGCTGTAGGTCAGCCCGAGGTAGGCCTTGCGCCAGCGCAGACCGAGTTCCTCGGAGCCGGCGATGCGGTTCCACAGGGACCAGGAGTCGATCAGCGCCGTCAGGAGGTCGAAGACGACAGCGTCATAGTGCGCGGAGAAACCGGCTCCGGCGGCGTCCGCGTCGTCACTGTGTCGCGTTTTCCGTCGCATC
The Kiloniellales bacterium genome window above contains:
- a CDS encoding HAD hydrolase-like protein, which encodes MRRKTRHSDDADAAGAGFSAHYDAVVFDLLTALIDSWSLWNRIAGSEELGLRWRKAYLGLTYSAGAYRSYEDIVAEAAEAVGLPPSAPKDLLSRWGELTPWPEAPQVLEALARRADLAVVTNCSEMRGRLAALRVSRRFSVIVTAEGAGFYKPRREPYAMALAALGVAPERSLFVAGSAADLPGAAALGMPVYWHNRLGLPADDEAAPRFQESSLDRLLEVV